Within the Epinephelus lanceolatus isolate andai-2023 chromosome 9, ASM4190304v1, whole genome shotgun sequence genome, the region TTCACAGAAGTCAATGTAATGCAACTCATATTTGAGAAGTTGGTACCAGTACATTTttgatgtaaaaaacaaaagacttaAATGATTAATCATTCAGCCAGTTGACAGAGTCATAGTTTTAAAATGAGTTTGTTTGCTTCTGTCTGAAATCAAGAACTCATTGTTTCATAAATAACTGAAGTCTTTAATATTAAATCTGGGACTGTTGTAGCAACACTCAGTCTGTTTCCATGATGACGtgaccatcacatcatattgaaggCGATCATTGCCTTCAATATGATGTGGTCacgtagcctgtccataatgattaaatgtcacgctgctagcttgctaacgtcagcacacgtaacgtatgctaacgttatattacacagtgtttaatgatacagtctgtTATCTCCCTATTcctctaatctttcctgcttatcgctcaaacaaatgattaatttctaaattaatattggtactcatttaagataccttcatcagttaccggaggccactgtctaacatcatcagtccagctattcatgatgctgtcattgtagagagtcagttcacaatgacagcataatgaattgatgactgacacgtcaccgcagcaatggcgccgccgcaagatggcggcatacacaaatcgctcGCCGAATTCATCTATATAAatccctgtaaacatgttattGTGAGTGAAATGttcctgcagtgaatgtgtcacagtgggactaacacacccagatcacgtgactcctgcatgtatacagtcaatcagacccaaactggccgaggcgctctgagcatgctccacagtttccgccccgggctttgacccggaagtccaatagcattaaatgtgtaagagaagaagaagccggtaacaacatggagaaatctacatccagagccgtgactttttggacggaccaaatgtacagagctgtaaagttgtccaccatggtagcagttagctgctagctaaccgtagctaacttgtttgtccattgtttggtctgtgacgtaataggtcaacaggaaaaaggtccaatactaacaagctgaaagggggcatatctccacctatcgtagaggagtcgcacatacttggctcaataaatggattcccctcccgtgcttgtatactgggacaaggacagtaggccagttagatgtcctcgtccagctggaacTGGAGCTCCACTTTACTGGGACTGGAGACACACTGAGGGGGGGCGGGGCCTAGCAAACGGCCAGCAGGAGGAAATCGGGTGTCTTTTAATGGAAGTTGCATAAATGTGATCACATTAGTAACTCTGTAAACTGCCTCAGCGTCTGTGAGTTCATGACAACATGTCTTAGAGAACCACGACGCTCTGAAATGATGATTAATTAGATTTAATTAATAAGGAGGTGTATGGGGCTTTAATGCCaacactgtccctttaaaaagtgtctgtttctgttctgaCTGTGTGATGACAGGAAGTCTGATGATGAAGGTGTTTGAAGAAGACAACATCACAACATGAACAtcttcaggtgtgtgtgtgtgtgtgtgtgtgtgtgtgtgtgtgtgtgtgtgtgtcactcctCCGTCTCTTCTTCTTCGCTGTAGTCACTCAGAGGAAACTCACGACTCTCCTTCTGTGTGTTGTAGCTTTTCCTGTGCATCACACACTCCTGGTCGATGATcgcctgcaacacacacacacacacacacacacacgcacacacgcacgcacacacacacacacacacacacacaggatcaaTGAAGAGTAATCTGTGTGTAATTGAGGTTTAATAAGTAGAAATGTTTCCTCTGCAGCTTTGAAGGCAGCAGCTTCTGATCTGTGATCAGTCTAATCACTGTGTAatgacttcacacacacacactttggcttcaacatcacacacacttcctgctgctgtgtCAGGACctgccatgtgtgtgtgtgtatatgtgtgttgaCACAGAGTGTTTGGGGGAATCTGTTCAGGATGCAGCCACATTAAACTCTGCAGCTGTTCAGCTCTGAAGTAAACCCGCTGACATCATCTGTATTTCCTCTTAACAGAAGCGCAGCGTTTTCAAGTTTCTGACAGTAAATAAGAAGGTTTTCACATCAGGGACCCCGACCTGGATCAGTGTaaaccagagtcctgcaccaggaCGGGTACCCAACAGGTAACCCCAAAAAAAGCTGTGcaataggtaaaaaaaaaaaaagaaataaaaaaatatatacatatatgtatatatgtatatacatatatatgtatatatgtatatacatatatacatatatatgtatatatatatatatgtatatacatatatacatatatatatatatatacatatgtatatatatatatatatacatatgtatatatatatatatatatgtatatatgtatatacacacacacatatatatatatatatatatatgtatatataaattcaGCCTCCGTGAAACGGTGTTAATTTCGTTGATACAATCTATGACGACAATTTTTTTATCAACGaccaacaacctttttttttccatgacaaaaatgagacgagctaaaaatagatcttgataataaaaactaagacaaaatccaggtttcatttttgttgacgagatgtgatgaaaatgttcatGGTGGACTTTTGGACACTGAACGCTGAGAATGGTCGTGCTTTTAGTCATTGACTGAATCATTTTGAACTTTCATCGACTGAAATGTTTGGAATTTTCACTGACTAAAGCGTTTTGTAGACTAAAATGTTTGAATTTTTGTCAACaaagacattttgaattttcgtCGGTTAAAACTATGAAGGACAAAAATAACTAAAACTAAGAAACATTTTTGTCCCAAGACtgagactaaatctaaaatagctgtcataATTAACACTGCTGTACAGgcgtcatgaatgttgaaattaactaCAGAGatcaaagtgtttttgtgccaggctgtaaacatgtttatttctatgtGTGAACATGGAGGTCagtggggactgactcactcctggagccagcctctagtggacattagaggaactgcaggttttgacACTTCAGCTTCGTGTTTCAGCCTCTGATGTTGTTGCTTGGTTAAACTGCCCGGTTACTAGAAATATATGGACACctgccagccaatcagaatctAGAATTCTCAGTAACCATGGTAACGAGCCACTTATGTATCACACTAGTGTCACCACCCAGCGTGACCTGGTCTGTCGTGTTCTCAGATGTGTATTTACCATCTTCTCCTCTCTGACGGCAGGGTTACGTAACAGGAGGCAGAGCGGAGCATACAGGATGTTGATCACTCCAATGAACACCATGAGACAGGGGAACCCCACTGCCTGGACTAGAGCGCCCCCTGTGGACGGACCTGGAACAACACATACAATAAGATAAGTCTTTATTGTTCCAGAGTTGCAgcgacacaaagacagaaacatgtgcaGATACACAGAGAAAGATTTGTAATGATAATCTTATAATCTCAAGATCACAGCATCATTATTTCACTTTCCTAAAATtatactttttaaattgttttaatgtgagtGTTACCGATAGCGAACCCCATACACAGCGCCACATCAGCGATGGCATAGACACTGCCGTAGACAGAGGCGTGACGGATATCGACCAGGTAACCCATGatggccatcatggaggagtccACCATACCTGACGGACAAAAATCATCCGAGTCAACAGTTTTTAACATCTGTAAATGATCAGGATGATAGTTTCACAGTTTATAtaataaaacatcaaataatttGTCTGCGTCACTTCACCTAAAAACACCGTTAATAgtgagtagagagagagagtcagtgAGGTAATGACATAATCACCTATAGCGAAGCCCAGACCTCCATTTGGTCCAATCAGACCATAGATACTGGTGGCAAAAGGAAcctgtgtgacacacacacacacacacacacacacacacacacacacacacagtaccatATAATGTTGCTGGTTGTCCTGGTTAAAGGTGCAGTGGTTtttctggttttatgtaacctctgttcatacatcagtaaactacaactataaaatgaaagagaaaaaaataacttcattcactgggccgactgccggcaacttttaaggtggaacgttaacttgtaatgttactcaatgcatgagttgatgacgtgaatccatcagcacaccttaaatttcactgtgacaactttgaccatcactttagtttttatatgacacacacttttagtaatgactttaaaaatatagattaatttggagcggattatgtgaaggtcatatattctaatcctcacttcctgtgggctacagcaacactaaacccctgagcttgcctgagaaggactaaatgcacaaagctgctatttttaaatatcccatggagagagactctcactgcagcctgttctattttgttgtgaaaatgtgggcgtgcagcctcgttctgtggacgataaaccaggtgcagacttccatctgtgtcaccgctgatgaggaaatacagcgagtgctggacggagcagtgagtgacaacaaccccgcccacatttaagaggactgtctgaacacaccgagggtctaggtaccatgtctgaaggcttactgctggttccaaaggtgctggactggaagggtttggtggagacggggctaatgtgttttgttttgttttgttttgttttgttttgtcttttttttcagacTGGGGGTAGAGacaggggatgacatgcagcaaagggccataggctggaattgaacctgCGGCCACTGTGACaaggacagtgtctctgtaaatgagtgtttatgacatttatgaaaagatttcttgtgtAACTGCAACATCATAAACCACAGTGACTGGTTGGATGGATcagtgatgaatgaatgaatgaatacatgagtgaatgaatgatgtCATACTTACACACAGCAGACTGATGCCAACAATAAACATCCCTAACATGGAGCAGAGCCACctggagacacagagacacccaTCAGTTAcctgtccgtccatccgtccgtccgtccgtccgtccgtccgtccgtctgtctgtgtgtctgtctgcctgtctgtgtgtctgtctgcctgtctgcctgtctgtctgtctgcctgtctgtctgtctgtcctacAGCTACAGGTTTCCCAGCAGTCTTCAGGTTCAGGTCTGAACAGGACTCAGAGTTTCCAGAAAAGTTAATCTGTTAATCTGCTGACTGAACGTCTTCctctgagaacacacacacacacacacacacacacacctctgcctCTATACTTGTGAGGACTCTAACTGACAGTCCCGAACCCTCAAACAGTCCTTTGAACATCTCAACAAAATCTCCTCACTGTCgaggtctgaacacacacacacacacacacacacacacacacacacacacactgaccgtCCCATCTTGTTGGCCAGAACACCAAACAGGTTTGTTCCTATCAGGTAGGAGACACTGGCAGGAAGGAAGGCCAtacctgtaacacacacacacacacacacacacctgttagagaggaggagggggagggaggaaggaaggaaggaagggagggagggagggagggaggaaggaaggaaggaaggaaggaaggaaggctatacctgtaacacacacacacctgttagagaggaggaaggaacaTCGGGACataaggaagaaggaggaaaagaaaaaggaccataaagaaggaaggaagaacagaaggaaggaaaggaagggaAGGAGGAACATGCAGGAAagacaggaaggaaggaagtaAAAAAGGAAGGGCAGACGGTGGATCGTACCAAGTTGCCATTTCGGGGAGCACATGGTCTGCATCATCCAGATGGGCAGCGTCGGCTCCAGGATGGCCACGCCCATGTTGGCGAAACAGAGAGAACCTGTAGatggacacagacagacagacagacagacagacagacaggttatttatttaaccagtGTGTAACCAGGTGAGTCCTGCTGAGACTAACGTGGCAGAGACAGGTGAGAGTGAGGAGACGTCTTCTTACCTGCACTGATCAGGATGTACGGATCCTTTAAGAGCGTCAGTAACGGGGTCCCCTCCAcactctgaaacacacagactgaaacTGGTCATACTGGTCCACAACAAAACCAGTCTGGATCAGACAGTATCAGACCAGTCTGGATCAGATCAGAGTCAGACTGGTTACTGGTTTTAAGGTGGACTCACCCCAGGAGAAATCTTTGAAGGCTGCAGGATCAAAAGCTGTAACgctgcaacaaacaaacaaacaaacaccacgACATGTTTACTGatcagtgtgacatcatcaacaaGTACACAGGAAGTCACAGGTTCAAACCCCCCTGTcagcagtgacatcatcatttattgACACAGTTTATCACAGATGATTCTAATGGAAATAAATATCATCTACAATCTGAACACTTTGTctgtttaataataataataataataatgataataataaaaactttatttataaagcatctttaaaaacagagtttacaaagtgctgtgacaaacaaagcaaaagcagaaaCAGGAACTCAGAAGGCGATAAAACAAACAGTCGTATCAAATATGAGCCGGTCTAAACTAAGGTAGAGTTCTGATCATGTTAAAACAAGAGGACGCAAAATGTCTGCATCagttaatttaaataaaaagagcaaaaacaacaaaagcaataaaatgtaaataaaataaaataaaaagatgacttcacataaaaaaacactAATTACTTTTGTTAGCATTAAATAAAAACTCCAGTTCCCATGAGTCTTAGTGGTAGTTCAGACTTCTTAATTTACCTCCATCAAACACAGCCAGGAAGGCGAGGATCAGGAAGGGAGCTCGCTTCCCCACAAACTCGTACATTACACTGCCGAATGGAGCTCcgactgaaacacaaacacacacacacatacaaatatctGAGTATACGTGTCCTGCAACCAGAATATTGCATAAATATTACCattgaaatatatataaagTACACGGCTCATGGTGGCGACCCTCTGATCTCCCCCAGGTGGCCTCAGAGAgtaagtggcttcattttgagctaCAAAACCCTGttcagcattttttaaatgttagcaccactagctgtgctgacactgctaacagagctaacagtggctaacagagctaacagagctaacagtggctaacaaTGCTGAGGGGGGGTTGTGGCTCAAAACTGAGCTGCTTACTCTGTGTGGCGACCTGGAGGGAGGTCAGTGGAGTGGACACCATGTTTTCACAGCTACACTGTTGGGTTGGGACGACGTCACAAGCGGTAATCCCCAAATGAGCAGTGCTGTTGGCTGCTgttagctcccaccagaccgtggtggtgcacagtgcagtaaactgaaatATGGGAAAAATTAATCTATAGACTGACATGTGTAACCGCTCAGAAATACTCTCGGTGATTAACCAGTAAACAGTCAACCAGTGACATCCttaatctgaatctgtaaagtaacttattcttatgtttttattcttcttaCCTATTTTTTCTATCCATATGTGTATCTGTGTCTTTGTATGAGCTGTGTTGTTTATAAAGCTACTGGCTACCTTCATTTCCCTCTGAGGTGGAGCGAAGGAGCAGAGaatactcaagtacagtaaGTACTGCAAAGCTGTACTTAAATTCTCTTTGAGTAAAGTACAATGAGTAAAAGTAGCAGCTGAGGCATaaacgtgtctgtgtgtgtgtgtgtgtgtgtgtgtgtgtgtgtgtgtgtgtgtgtctcactcaGGACTCCCATAGCCAGTCCTCCCAGTGCGATGCCCATGGCGATGCCTCTCTCCTCGTCATCAGTGTACACACTGGCCAACATACCcagacctacacacacacacacacacacacacacacacacacacacacgagtcaGTTTCTCCATCACACAACAATGTGCTCTCTCAACTTAAATTTTTTTGGAAACATCAAAATTTTAAGTTTAGCACAGTaacataaaagttttgagttcagcagacacaaagtaaatgtgtcacatgactcTGATCTGACAGGAAGTTGATGTCAGTTTAACataaagtttttatgtcatGTTGACAGTCTGGGACTTCTGTGTGAGTCTACAGTTAGTATTTTGTGTGATAGGTGGATCAGGGGCTTCACAGTGTGTGAGGGAATGTTTGATGTTTGAGGCGTCGACCTGCCACAGACGAGAAGGACGAGCCGATTCCTTGCAGAGAGCGAGCGAAGAACAGCAGAGCGTATGTCCCTGAGAACgcaaacactgaacacacacacacacacacacacacacacacacacatgtaaattATAAGACATGTTTTCGTAGAATACACACGttgtcatctgtgtgtgtgtgtgtgtgggtgtgtgtgtgtgtgtgtgtgtgcgtgtgcgtgtgcatgaCTTACTGATGGTTGACACAAACATGATGATGAAACCAGCGAACATGGGGATGTGATACCCGaccctgcagagacacagaccGTCAGTGATGCTTCATTTATTGAAATGTTCACATATTTAAaggtcctctgtgtgtgtgtcactttgtgCAGGTGTAAATCATTTATCAGTGGCTGAAAAACGTTTGTATCTTCCCCAACTTTTAGTTACCTCAAACAGCCTGTGAACTGACGTCTATGTAGAGAACTCGgcacaattttttttccaggaaaATCCAAAGGATGTCACATTATGTGTTCTCCTGAGGCAGGATTTATACCTCTGCATTGAATCGACGCCGTACCCTACGCCGCAGCCTGAcagctaataacgttagcatgttgtatttgtggggaaaatgtgtccagataaagacaagtgtttgtctgtgaatgctgtgagttatagtgaagctgatctgtgtttgaaactgtctctattaagacatgtttaatgtgtgtttaatgtgtgttttgaatcaactaaactttacagcacttcacagaaactcccctgccaactagtgttttggaggtgtaactgcagagtgacacagacacaccaccgtactagtataaatgctcacaacagtgtaggctacagtgtagaactgacgcacaagtataaatctacCTTGAATGTCTTGCCTCTCTTTGGCTCCACTACAGCACTAACATTGTGCAATGTTAGCAAAGAAATGAGTCCACTAATGTCAACAAATAAACGGCACCCACCACAACACaatgaaaaatacatgaaaacattttgcagAGACAGTCTTCAGTTAGCGCCCTGTAAAAACTCGAATTCAGTCAAAGCACAACTGAGTGCTGTGGGTCTGATGTCAGACTGCCCGCTCAACCACCCTGCGTGCCTGTCAGAtcaacaaactttctgttgatGCAGTTACACACATTACAACCCTCACTGCTGTGGCCGCCAGCTTGTTTGCGGTCCTGACTCCCCTCATTGTGATGGGAAAAGCGAACGAAAGTACAGATTATGACTGTTTCCTTCGCCCCATGGTCTCTGAAGTTTTAATCACTACATTACAGTGTTAGGCTGTATCAAGAGGCAGATACTTAATAAACACTGCACATTTATTCACTGATATGTTGTGATTTCCAGGTGAAATTGAACCATCTGTCTCTGACAGTATGACTGTAGAGACACAAGCATGGCAGCTGACTGATGGctgatttaatgttttaatggtTGTAGTTTTTGTCCATCTTTAATCACAGCACCAGAAGCCTTCAGCCGTTGGTTGCAGCTCGGGTCAAAGTGTTTTAGACAGGAAGTTCTGAGTTACCTGTTGGTGAGTGGGCCGACGAAGGGGTTGACGAGCAGCTGGATGAGAGCTTTAGAGGCAAACAACAAACCAACACGAACATTTTCCTCCTCCAGAAACACGCTGTCCTGAAGACAGGAGGCGTcctgcagcagagagacagaggggaggacAATATATGAACTCACCTGTCAACACTCATCCATCAGGTGAACATCATTCTCCACCTACTGTGGCATCAGTCGTCTCATTGATCTGCAGCTCTGTGGTCAGGTTCGTCTGGTCTGTGGGCTTGGTGTCCGGGGTCGGTTCAGTCAGGAGTTCCTGCAGACTGAAGGTCGTGTTGTCAAAGAGGGACACCAGAGGAGACGACCGGGGGCTCTGCTCTGACTGTGTACCCAGGACAGGTGCACTGTGGCTGGGCAGAGGGAGCTGGGAGGTCCAGCTGGAGGTCTGGAGGTTTGACCTGGGGGCGGGGGGCTGTGAGGGCACTGTGCCCAAATGTGGTGCACCAAGGCCAGGCAGAGGGAGCAGGGAGGGCTGGGCGGTCGGGGGCTCTGGACTGGGATGCTCCTTGGCGTAGAGGAAGGTCGGGATGATCGGCACTGGAAGAGaaacattgattgattgatttgaaaAAGTTAAcgtgtcattttgttttgtaataaATGTCTCTGGGAGCCTGAATGTTCCAGTCACAGAGGGGTTAAACTTTGTTCCAGGTAAAATTATGTAAAGATGACCTCAGCTGACGGTCGCTGACCTTCTCAGGCAGAAAACAAAGTGAAGAACAAAAATTTGCTCTGACAGAGAAATGTCTCAAccgttagtaaacagtatgatgtttttgggTGGGCGGGGCTCAGCTGGAGgtaaaacaattctccacagaacattagctagtgctagctaactAACatggcccctaatttccagggctggtacctgcggttattccacaggctagttaataacatgtcgggcaggaaatccaaagtgtgggatcattttgagaaggtgaaggacgaacccaaggtgatatgtaaactcatcttcattggtcgactacaaacatgacgtatcatctgaaacatggaagtagctacatgcccattagcccacagcacTAGTTTCTATAAATCCTGCAGAGTAcgtctttaaatatttttattttacatccaAATGAAACTGATTAGTGAATCACGATTAATTAATTAGGAGGTGAAAACTGTCTATTTAATCATGATCCTGTAACGACACATGAAACcatcagaggagaaaagagcAGCGAGAACGATTTCATCTGAGAAGAGACCGAAAGAGACAACGATGAACTGAGACCGAACCCTTTAAAGTTCAGGGTCAGGAggtcatcagtgtgtgtgtgtgtgtgtgtgtgtgtgtgtgtgtgtgtgtgacctctgAAGCCTTTACATGCAGCTCTGAGTCTAATTGCTGACGACAGTTTTGACCTCCAGGTTTTTAGTTGCGTCACAAAATCAGTTTGGAGCAGCTGAGACTTCATTGAGGAGGAACATTAGAGAACCATCTGATATCGAACCACATCTGGATACAACACATGGACATAAGTACGTGGCTGACTGACCATATATGTGACAGTGTTTCATTACcttaaataaaaatctaaaaacacCAGTTTTCCAAAACTGCATAAACACTATAGCTACAAATGTTTTGTTATTACTAAGTCAAGGTTTTCCTCactgaaaaactaaaacaaaataaaaactaaactaaaactagtCAATTACTCACAAAACATAACAATAAAACCTCGTGTTCACtcttaaaacaaagtaaaactgaactgaagtcAAAGAACAACAACACCTCGTTAGGTTCAGAGTGAGTCTCCAGGAAATGAATGGAAGTCAATGTAATGTCCTCAacagtggagtgtgtgtgtgtgtgtgtgtgtgtgtgtgtgtgtgtgtgtgtgtgtgtgcattagtgtgtgtgtgtgtgtgtttactcacCGACCACAGTGAGCAGCATGTTGTCGAGCAGCAGAGCGACACAAACCACCACCAGGACGAGTCTTGGAGAACCTCGACTCTGATGGAGCCACGccatgtctgcacacacacacacacacacacacacgttttagCATTTCTCATAT harbors:
- the slc18a1 gene encoding chromaffin granule amine transporter, whose product is MAWLHQSRGSPRLVLVVVCVALLLDNMLLTVVVPIIPTFLYAKEHPSPEPPTAQPSLLPLPGLGAPHLGTVPSQPPAPRSNLQTSSWTSQLPLPSHSAPVLGTQSEQSPRSSPLVSLFDNTTFSLQELLTEPTPDTKPTDQTNLTTELQINETTDATDASCLQDSVFLEEENVRVGLLFASKALIQLLVNPFVGPLTNRVGYHIPMFAGFIIMFVSTIMFAFSGTYALLFFARSLQGIGSSFSSVAGLGMLASVYTDDEERGIAMGIALGGLAMGVLIGAPFGSVMYEFVGKRAPFLILAFLAVFDGALQLLILQPSKISPGSVEGTPLLTLLKDPYILISAGSLCFANMGVAILEPTLPIWMMQTMCSPKWQLGMAFLPASVSYLIGTNLFGVLANKMGRWLCSMLGMFIVGISLLCVPFATSIYGLIGPNGGLGFAIGMVDSSMMAIMGYLVDIRHASVYGSVYAIADVALCMGFAIGPSTGGALVQAVGFPCLMVFIGVINILYAPLCLLLRNPAVREEKMAIIDQECVMHRKSYNTQKESREFPLSDYSEEEETEE